The DNA sequence TTActtgtaagtttataaaaacatattccaAATTTGTTCAGTTACTTAGCGTGGTACAAGGTTAGTACgtacataatgttttttttttatatatattaaaataaagaaatgcaTGTCAACATTGCATGGTTTATGAATTTTTGGAAGAGTGCAGTTTTTTTATATGATgcattaacaaatattattgtactataaattatttatgtgtattcCCGTTACAAACAAGACTCAATTGAAAGGACTACAACCGTTagaagtatgtatttattttatgtgttttttctACATGCAACACCCATATTTCCAGTGTTAATTTAAAGAaccttatttattcaattttaaacctccaatccaaataatattttgaaactacCTATTGCCTTTAATTACAGACCAAAATACCCAGTCTGTATTTGAATTCAATATCCCACATTTACCCACTGCACAATTAAAGGCATGCTCAAAAACCTTTGTTGTGAATGTCCCCCAAACTCCAGGAACTTTTTGCGTTTATCAGAATAACTTATTGAAATGTACAGTCgtttatacattttacatattaaaatagtcaacaatattaatgtttgaattattttcctTCACAATCCAGTAGCAACAAAATAGCACTCCTTATGGATTTATTTATCATACGGAACTCCTTACGACATGTATTGGATGTCCATATCCTTagcatacaaataattatttacattatgttCCTCGCTAACATGTTTTACATAACACAAGTTTTGCAACCTTCCAACTTTTTATCATTTGTTCAGCCTGTAACACAAAAGttacaaattaaacataattggcaacattttaataaatacaaaaataatgttgcaatattaacaagcaataaaaacaacaaaaattgttAATGAATTGCAAAACGTTAGTATACCCAGGCGTGCCACAGCAGGAACGGCTCGTGGCCGCACCCGCACGCTCCCCGCATGCACTAACGTGGTGTTGTCCTTGTGTCCCCAGCCCAGCCGACGTGGAAGCTGTAAGCGCCGGATCGCCGTCGCAGCGCCACTGCACGCACATATTCCATGAACACTCATTGTTTGTTGTGATCCCGCAGTGAAACTACACATATAATGTAACTACGACACGGTTGTGATATCTTCATAAGATCTTAGTAAGTTCGGACGGCAGCCCCCGCTCGAGCGCACACAACACTAACACTCTCGTTATTTTGCAGCGAACGAGGTGGTCATTGACAAGTGGTAAACGCCACCGATACATAGTTCCTCACCCGCTTCTCTCTGCTACTTCTACCGCTCTCGTCTCCAGGTGTAATATTAATTGGCTTTTAGATGTGTACGATATAAAAAAGACGCGTCATGTAAGACTACGATTAGGCTAGGCTAGATAGGCCAGGGCCAGCGGTGGAGGAGAGGCGCGAGTGGTCGATGCGGCGACGAGGCGGGCCGGGGCGCCGCCCCCGTCCACCTGCTCACCTGCGCTAGTTCACCAGAGGGGACATAATGTTGTTCATAATGTGTATATACTTCAGTATGCTTAGGAGGTTTAATCAATTTGTTATATTACGTTGTTCTAATTAAAGACTACATGGTGCCCGTCGACAGGAGCAGTGCGATAGACGATGTGTACTTAAGTTGAGAGcactcattaatttattgttatatttttattatcttataaTCTAGTTTGCTTATCTAGAGTCGAGTCATTTCTATTAGTGCTGACGCCTCGACGAGCAATATGGTGTCTGTAAGGGAAGGATAATTACATGATTGTCCAGTGTTTGGGACCTGAGTCCAAAAGTTTAAACATACCTgtacattttaatgtattattgttttgtacaaTAAATCGTTATAAACGACAAGTGTTTCATTTCACGTCAtattaatacacattttaatggctatttataattttccaaGTATACTTGACAATGAGTATGATTCCGCACCTAAATTTGTAAATTGCGTTCTCGTGGAATGTCGATTATAATTACGCCCTGTGTGTTATTggaataactaaataaaacttttaaaactaccCACAAAGTTAAAGTAGTATACGAAGAATAATATCCTATTTGAATTTGACACAGAGTAACTTATCTAACAGAGTTTTATTACAATTCgtctaaatattataatctacatttaaaaatgcgTGCTGAGGGTAGATAACCCTcttaatatacaatatttatgaagtatGGGGATACAAATAACCGTTAATAACGGTGCTTGATACagaatgacaaaattaaattttatgccAACCAAAAATGACCTTATGTCAGCATAAGCCTAGAattaaccgactttaaaaaggagAACAGATCTTTTGTGGATTCTATAAATACCGAATCAAAAAATCaacgttatattttatattaatctttAGTAAAATATACCCATATTAGTCTTTGTTAGAACATcttggtttatatttttatttggcaaCATTATAACATGTTTCAAATCCATCAATACCGAAAACTATTCTGTGCCACATTTATTTCGTGGCGCGCTTAGTTCTGTTTATATTCACTCCCTAAAAAAGTAGTGAATCAACGGTTTTTATGAACTGAAACGTTAGTTTATAGTAACGTGTATGACGtgaaataacataattatttttttaagatatgaaTACATAGTAGTGTTAAATATGGAGGCGTTTAAgtaagcttttttatttatctttatgaaTCTCAACAATCGCCCGTGTTGTTTTCTTAATTCcggtatattattattcacaGAGTGGATACTGAGCTACCTAACAGAATGGCCCATTTAGATATAATGGAAATCGATGACCCCAATATAGATGCTGCAGAAGAAAAATCTCATGTGCCAGAATTAACATCACGAGTGTTacgaaaaagaaaatctattatGCCAGAAACAAGCAAATCTTCAAATCGTAGAGTTAGTATGAAACCCAGTAAACGTATTATGACAGAAAATGCAAATCCTAAACAAATAGAAGCATtgtatcttaataaaaaagtgaaatctCTATCACAAACTTTAGAAACCATATATGAAGAGCCTAAAGCACAAAATAGTGAGACTGAAGTACTCATTGGCgggagaaaaataaaaagactgcTGACATTCCAACTAGGTAACCAATATACAAAAGAGAAGATAAAGAGGCGTAGAGCCAAAATAAAGAAACTGCTTGGTAACAAATCgtttttaaatagaaagaaaattcCCATGCAAGTGTTCCTTAAGAACATAGAATGCTTGGAATTGGATGAGACAGTACAAACAGAAGCCTGTTCATCAACTAAGGATAAggttaattaatgaattttgtaaGACTTATTACCTATGGTATTATTTTCCTGTGtatcaataatacaaaataaatttcacaataaaatcaatatatttgcatttattacaattatcacaatattatcatcttatttgttatttgtacAAAGAAATAGAATGGTATCTGTATCAGTACATCTATAATATCTATGTAATTATTTGATC is a window from the Trichoplusia ni isolate ovarian cell line Hi5 chromosome 3, tn1, whole genome shotgun sequence genome containing:
- the LOC113491729 gene encoding uncharacterized protein LOC113491729, whose product is MEAFKVDTELPNRMAHLDIMEIDDPNIDAAEEKSHVPELTSRVLRKRKSIMPETSKSSNRRVSMKPSKRIMTENANPKQIEALYLNKKVKSLSQTLETIYEEPKAQNSETEVLIGGRKIKRLLTFQLGNQYTKEKIKRRRAKIKKLLGNKSFLNRKKIPMQVFLKNIECLELDETVQTEACSSTKDKVN